A stretch of the Cellulomonas sp. WB94 genome encodes the following:
- the ileS gene encoding isoleucine--tRNA ligase, giving the protein MAYPLHRDNDGVPASPDLPALENEVLAYWDTDRTFQASIDQRPAGDEGANEFVFYDGPPFANGLPHYGHLLTGYAKDLVGRYQTQRGRRVERRFGWDTHGLPAELEAERILGITDKSQIDEMGIAEFNDACRTSVLRYTKEWEEYVTRQARWVDFDHDYKTLDLTYMESVIWAFKQLYDKGLAYEGYRVLPYCWRDETPLSNHELRMDDDVYQSRQDPALTVGVRLETGELALLWTTTPWTLPSNLALAVGPEIDYVVVVPTEGLLAGERVVLAQSRLASYAKELGEDPAVVDRLIGRDLAGRSYTPPFGYFAGRPNAHQVLVADFVTTEDGTGIVHLAPAFGEDDMVVCDAAGITPVVPISSKGRFTSEVPDYEALLVFDANAPIIADLKAGTGPLAAVDAAHRAVVLRHETYQHSYPHCWRCRNPLIYKAVSSWFVRVTQFRDRMVELNQEIAWVPEHIQDGQFGKWLAGARDWSISRNRYWGTPIPVWTSDDPAYPRTDVYGSLAELEADFGVPVTDLHRPFIDDLTRPNPDDPTGRSTMRRIPDILDVWFDSGSMPYAQVHYPFENVDWFTNHYPGDFITEYIGQTRGWFYLLHVLATALFDRPAFRTSVSHGIVLGSDGRKMSKSLRNYPDVYEVFDRDGSDAMRWFLMASPILRGGNLVVTEEGIRSEVRQVLLPLWSTWYFFALYAGAANDGEGLEARRVTAEDHAGLATMDRYLLARTRDLVTRVTAQLDAYDVPGACESVREHLDVLTNWYVRTSRERFWAEEAGAFNTLWTALETLTRLMAPLAPLLSEEIWRGLTGGRSVHLTDWPDLTPGSPDDAALVADDDLVAAVDRTREIVSATLGLRKAHSLRVRQPLRELRVAVTDPAQITPFVGLVAAELNVKRVTLLSLEDAAAGDVGVTTQLSVNARAAGPRLGRGVQDAIRAAKAGDWSQDADGVVVVHTPGGDVPLVAGEYELATVAEAASGAPGTVELAAAVLPSGGFVVLDLVLDDALRAEGYARDAVRVVQDARKAAGLQVSDRIRLTLEVPSAEVEAVRTHQEFIATETLATDVVITASDARELAVRVEKA; this is encoded by the coding sequence ATGGCCTATCCGCTGCACCGTGACAACGACGGCGTCCCCGCCAGCCCCGACCTGCCCGCCCTCGAGAACGAGGTGCTCGCGTACTGGGACACCGACCGCACGTTCCAGGCGTCGATCGACCAGCGCCCTGCGGGCGACGAGGGTGCGAACGAGTTCGTCTTCTATGACGGCCCCCCGTTCGCCAATGGTCTGCCGCACTACGGCCACCTGCTCACGGGCTACGCGAAGGACCTCGTCGGGCGCTACCAGACGCAGCGCGGCCGCCGGGTCGAGCGCCGCTTCGGCTGGGACACCCACGGGCTGCCGGCCGAGCTCGAGGCCGAGCGGATCCTCGGCATCACCGACAAGTCGCAGATCGACGAGATGGGCATCGCGGAGTTCAACGACGCCTGCCGCACGTCGGTCCTGCGGTACACGAAGGAGTGGGAGGAGTACGTCACGCGCCAGGCGCGCTGGGTGGACTTCGACCACGACTACAAGACGCTCGACCTGACCTACATGGAGTCGGTCATCTGGGCGTTCAAGCAGCTCTACGACAAGGGCCTCGCCTACGAGGGCTACCGCGTGCTGCCGTACTGCTGGCGCGACGAGACGCCGTTGTCGAACCACGAGCTGCGCATGGACGACGACGTGTACCAGTCGCGCCAGGACCCGGCCCTGACGGTCGGCGTGCGCCTGGAGACCGGCGAGCTCGCGCTGCTGTGGACGACGACGCCCTGGACGCTCCCGAGCAACCTCGCGCTCGCGGTCGGCCCGGAGATCGACTACGTCGTCGTCGTGCCCACCGAGGGCCTGCTGGCCGGGGAGCGCGTCGTGCTCGCGCAGTCGCGACTGGCCTCCTACGCCAAGGAGCTCGGCGAGGACCCCGCCGTCGTCGATCGGCTCATTGGTCGCGACCTGGCCGGGCGCTCGTACACGCCACCGTTCGGGTACTTCGCCGGTCGCCCGAACGCCCACCAGGTGCTCGTCGCGGACTTCGTGACGACCGAGGACGGCACGGGCATCGTGCACCTCGCGCCCGCGTTCGGCGAGGACGACATGGTGGTGTGCGACGCCGCCGGCATCACCCCGGTCGTGCCCATCAGCTCCAAGGGCCGGTTCACCAGCGAGGTCCCCGACTACGAGGCACTCCTCGTCTTCGACGCCAACGCGCCGATCATCGCCGACCTGAAGGCCGGCACCGGGCCGCTCGCGGCCGTCGACGCGGCGCACCGGGCCGTCGTCCTGCGCCACGAGACCTACCAGCACTCCTACCCGCACTGCTGGCGCTGCCGGAACCCCCTGATCTACAAGGCCGTGTCCAGCTGGTTCGTGCGCGTGACGCAGTTCCGGGACCGGATGGTCGAGCTCAACCAGGAGATCGCCTGGGTGCCCGAGCACATCCAGGACGGGCAGTTCGGCAAGTGGCTCGCCGGCGCGCGCGACTGGTCGATCTCGCGGAACCGCTACTGGGGCACGCCGATCCCCGTGTGGACGAGCGACGACCCGGCCTACCCGCGCACCGACGTGTACGGCTCGCTCGCCGAGCTCGAGGCCGACTTCGGGGTGCCGGTCACGGACCTGCACCGCCCGTTCATCGACGACCTGACGCGGCCGAACCCCGACGACCCGACCGGCCGGTCGACGATGCGCCGCATCCCGGACATCCTCGACGTGTGGTTCGACTCGGGCTCGATGCCGTACGCCCAGGTCCACTACCCGTTCGAGAACGTCGACTGGTTCACGAACCACTACCCGGGCGACTTCATCACGGAGTACATCGGGCAGACGCGCGGCTGGTTCTACCTGCTCCACGTGCTCGCCACGGCCCTCTTCGACCGGCCCGCGTTCCGCACGTCGGTGTCCCACGGCATCGTGCTCGGCTCGGACGGCCGCAAGATGAGCAAGTCCCTGCGCAACTACCCGGACGTGTACGAGGTCTTCGACCGCGACGGCTCGGACGCGATGCGCTGGTTCCTCATGGCGAGCCCGATCCTGCGCGGCGGCAACCTCGTCGTCACGGAGGAGGGCATCCGTTCGGAGGTGCGTCAGGTACTGCTCCCGCTGTGGAGCACGTGGTACTTCTTCGCGCTCTACGCGGGCGCCGCGAACGACGGCGAGGGTCTCGAGGCGCGGCGCGTGACCGCTGAGGACCACGCGGGTCTCGCGACCATGGACCGCTACCTGCTCGCCCGCACCCGGGACCTCGTCACGCGGGTCACCGCGCAGCTCGACGCGTACGACGTGCCGGGCGCGTGCGAGTCCGTCCGCGAGCACCTCGACGTCCTGACCAACTGGTACGTCCGGACGTCGCGCGAGCGGTTCTGGGCGGAGGAGGCCGGTGCCTTCAACACCCTGTGGACCGCGCTCGAGACCCTCACACGCCTCATGGCCCCGCTCGCCCCGCTGCTGTCCGAGGAGATCTGGCGCGGCCTCACGGGCGGTCGCAGCGTGCACCTCACCGACTGGCCCGACCTGACCCCGGGATCGCCGGACGACGCCGCGCTCGTGGCCGACGACGACCTCGTGGCTGCGGTCGACCGCACGCGCGAGATCGTCTCGGCGACGCTCGGGCTGCGCAAGGCGCACTCCCTGCGCGTGCGCCAGCCGCTGCGTGAGCTGCGCGTCGCGGTGACCGACCCGGCGCAGATCACGCCGTTCGTCGGCCTCGTCGCTGCCGAGCTCAACGTCAAGCGGGTCACGCTCCTGTCGCTCGAGGACGCCGCCGCGGGGGATGTCGGGGTGACGACGCAGCTGAGCGTCAACGCGCGCGCCGCCGGCCCGCGCCTCGGCCGGGGGGTCCAGGACGCCATCCGGGCCGCCAAGGCGGGGGACTGGTCGCAGGACGCGGACGGGGTCGTCGTGGTGCACACGCCCGGCGGGGACGTCCCCCTGGTGGCGGGGGAGTACGAGCTCGCGACGGTTGCCGAGGCAGCGAGCGGAGCGCCCGGCACGGTCGAGCTCGCGGCCGCGGTCCTGCCGTCGGGCGGGTTCGTCGTCCTGGACCTCGTGCTCGACGACGCGCTGCGCGCCGAGGGCTACGCGCGCGACGCCGTGCGCGTCGTGCAGGACGCCCGCAAGGCCGCCGGCCTTCAGGTCAGCGACCGGATCCGCCTCACGCTCGAGGTGCCGAGTGCCGAGGTCGAGGCGGTCCGCACCCACCAGGAGTTCATCGCGACCGAGACGCTCGCGACCGACGTCGTCATCACGGCCTCGGACGCCCGCGAGCTCGCCGTTCGAGTGGAGAAGGCATGA
- a CDS encoding phosphoribosyltransferase encodes MAMTEAAPGQRLPDDREILDWELFGQATRALARAVVASGFEPDIVVAVARGGLLPGGALSYALGTKAVGTLNVEFYTGIDTRLPGPVVLPPLLDTDAFHGLRALIVDDVADTGETLALVRELMASHCAEARTAVLYAKPHSIVTPDYVWRRTDRWITFPWSALPPVDRPASAAASMNGTGVDPAITGEPPEEQLSAGGAQ; translated from the coding sequence ATGGCGATGACCGAGGCGGCACCCGGACAGCGGCTCCCCGACGACCGCGAGATCCTCGACTGGGAGCTGTTCGGGCAGGCGACACGTGCTCTCGCCCGGGCCGTCGTCGCGTCGGGGTTCGAGCCGGACATCGTCGTGGCCGTGGCCCGCGGCGGGCTGCTGCCTGGCGGAGCGCTGTCGTACGCGCTCGGAACGAAGGCGGTCGGCACTCTCAACGTCGAGTTCTACACGGGCATCGACACCCGGCTCCCGGGGCCCGTCGTCCTCCCGCCGCTGCTCGACACCGACGCGTTCCACGGCCTGCGGGCACTCATCGTCGACGACGTCGCGGACACGGGGGAGACCTTGGCCCTCGTCCGCGAGCTCATGGCGTCGCACTGCGCCGAGGCGCGGACCGCCGTGCTCTACGCGAAGCCGCACTCCATCGTCACGCCCGACTACGTGTGGCGACGCACCGACCGGTGGATCACGTTCCCGTGGTCCGCGCTGCCGCCGGTCGACCGACCCGCGAGCGCAGCGGCTAGCATGAACGGCACAGGCGTCGACCCGGCCATCACCGGAGAGCCTCCGGAAGAACAGCTCTCCGCAGGGGGAGCCCAGTAG
- a CDS encoding HAD hydrolase-like protein, translated as MNAAPTALVLLDLDGTLMDSAPGIVSSAAEAYRTLGLPVPDAPTLRSFVGPPITDSFPRHGVPPERLREMVRAYRTVFEAGGMFDNSVFDGVPDALARLRAAGCTLVVATSKPVVYARPICDHFGLSDLVDAVYGAPLDEHTSTKAMVIAEALAGLGFAPGTPGARAVMVGDRAHDVRGAAENDLDCIGVTWGYAADGELDQAGAVAVVDDLDALVAEVLGRVGVAA; from the coding sequence GTGAATGCCGCCCCCACCGCCCTCGTCCTGCTCGACCTCGACGGGACGCTCATGGACTCCGCGCCCGGCATCGTGTCCTCCGCTGCCGAGGCGTACCGGACTCTCGGTCTGCCGGTGCCCGACGCGCCGACGCTGCGCTCGTTCGTCGGCCCGCCGATCACGGACTCCTTCCCCCGCCACGGCGTGCCCCCGGAACGGCTCCGCGAGATGGTGCGGGCCTACCGGACCGTCTTCGAGGCCGGCGGCATGTTCGACAACTCGGTGTTCGACGGCGTCCCGGACGCCCTGGCCCGGCTGCGCGCGGCGGGCTGCACGCTCGTCGTCGCCACGTCGAAGCCCGTCGTCTACGCGCGCCCGATCTGCGACCACTTCGGGCTGAGCGACCTGGTCGACGCCGTCTACGGGGCGCCGCTCGACGAGCACACCTCGACCAAGGCGATGGTCATCGCCGAGGCGCTCGCAGGGCTGGGGTTCGCGCCGGGGACGCCCGGCGCCCGCGCCGTCATGGTCGGCGACCGTGCGCACGACGTGCGGGGCGCGGCCGAGAACGACCTCGACTGCATCGGCGTCACGTGGGGGTACGCGGCCGACGGTGAGCTCGACCAGGCAGGCGCGGTCGCGGTGGTGGACGACCTCGACGCGCTCGTCGCCGAGGTGCTCGGGCGGGTCGGCGTCGCCGCGTGA